Below is a genomic region from Phycobacter azelaicus.
GACCCTGATCGGCATCATTGCCCTCAGTACGGCGTATTTCCACTACTTTGAAAAATGGACCATCCTGGACAGCCTTTTCTTTACCGTGGTTACTATTTCCACCGTTGGCTACGGCAATCTGGTGCCTGTGACGGCGGCCGGGAAGATCGGGACGATGGTTCTCATTTTCAGTGGGCTTGGCGTTTTTGCATTGGCGATGCGCGAGTTCGCGCTTTATCA
It encodes:
- a CDS encoding potassium channel family protein, translating into MPFKRSSIFATLIGIIALSTAYFHYFEKWTILDSLFFTVVTISTVGYGNLVPVTAAGKIGTMVLIFSGLGVFALAMREFALYQIQKREEQSEWLVARLGRHHHEVPPANEDDCPDPAPFEPGKR